The following are from one region of the Arachis duranensis cultivar V14167 chromosome 10, aradu.V14167.gnm2.J7QH, whole genome shotgun sequence genome:
- the LOC107471479 gene encoding ribulose bisphosphate carboxylase small subunit, chloroplastic isoform X2 has product MASSMISAPAFTAVNRASPAQANMVAPFSGLKSLGGFPVTRKTNDITSVTNNGGRVQCMQVWPPLGKKKFETLSYLPDLNEEQLRKEVDYLLRKGWVPCLEFEVGVSYTDSRTVRTTGHRDTMTEGTGQCGSFPCLDAPTQVRSSRNFRRLRLHTPRHSSVLSDSTTFAKCSASVSSLTSQRATKSYKTNESFVDFSFVCTQPL; this is encoded by the exons ATGGCTTCCTCCATGATCTCCGCCCCTGCTTTCACCGCCGTTAACCGTGCCTCCCCGGCACAGGCTAACATGGTGGCTCCATTCAGTGGCCTGAAATCCTTGGGTGGCTTCCCAGTCACCAGAAAGACCAACGACATCACCTCCGTCACTAACAACGGTGGAAGAGTCCAATGCATGCAG GTATGGCCACCACTTGGGAAGAAGAAGTTTGAGACTCTTTCATACTTGCCAGACCTGAACGAAGAGCAATTGAGAAAGGAAGTAGACTACCTTCTAAGGAAGGGATGGGTTCCGTGCTTGGAATTCGAAGTCGGGGTAAGTTA TACGGATTCCCGTACCGTGAGAACCACAGGTCACCGGGATACTATGACGGAAGGTACTGGACAATGTGGAAGCTTCCCATGTTTGGATGCACCGACTCAGGTCAGGTCATCAAGGAACTTCAGGAGGCTAAGGCTGCATACCCCAAGGCATTCGTCCGTATTATCGGATTCGACAACGTTCGCCAAGTGCAGTGCATCAGTTTCATCGCTTACAAGCCAGAGGGCTACTAAATCTTATAAAACCAACGAATCATTCGTAGACTTCTCTTTTGTGTGTACTCAACCATTGTAA
- the LOC107471479 gene encoding ribulose bisphosphate carboxylase small subunit, chloroplastic 1 isoform X1: MASSMISAPAFTAVNRASPAQANMVAPFSGLKSLGGFPVTRKTNDITSVTNNGGRVQCMQVWPPLGKKKFETLSYLPDLNEEQLRKEVDYLLRKGWVPCLEFEVGYGFPYRENHRSPGYYDGRYWTMWKLPMFGCTDSGQVIKELQEAKAAYPKAFVRIIGFDNVRQVQCISFIAYKPEGY, encoded by the exons ATGGCTTCCTCCATGATCTCCGCCCCTGCTTTCACCGCCGTTAACCGTGCCTCCCCGGCACAGGCTAACATGGTGGCTCCATTCAGTGGCCTGAAATCCTTGGGTGGCTTCCCAGTCACCAGAAAGACCAACGACATCACCTCCGTCACTAACAACGGTGGAAGAGTCCAATGCATGCAG GTATGGCCACCACTTGGGAAGAAGAAGTTTGAGACTCTTTCATACTTGCCAGACCTGAACGAAGAGCAATTGAGAAAGGAAGTAGACTACCTTCTAAGGAAGGGATGGGTTCCGTGCTTGGAATTCGAAGTCGGG TACGGATTCCCGTACCGTGAGAACCACAGGTCACCGGGATACTATGACGGAAGGTACTGGACAATGTGGAAGCTTCCCATGTTTGGATGCACCGACTCAGGTCAGGTCATCAAGGAACTTCAGGAGGCTAAGGCTGCATACCCCAAGGCATTCGTCCGTATTATCGGATTCGACAACGTTCGCCAAGTGCAGTGCATCAGTTTCATCGCTTACAAGCCAGAGGGCTACTAA